From Cognatishimia activa, one genomic window encodes:
- a CDS encoding DsbA family protein — protein sequence MNRRGFILSVAALGVAGFGGATWFVNRSAPVSETETVAPELAEALIRPYSPILGPDDAPVTIVEFFDPACEACRAFHPIVKDIIAEHSEAVRVVIRYTPFHGEGSEVAIRVLEAARMQGVFEPVLEALLRDQPQWASHSGMRPELLIGIAASAGLDPDAAQAQLLAPQTTGVLNQDRADLQTVGVRQTPTFFVNGMPLDPFGEAELRRLVAAEVAAANS from the coding sequence ATGAATCGTCGTGGATTTATCCTCTCTGTCGCAGCCCTTGGTGTCGCCGGTTTCGGCGGTGCGACCTGGTTTGTAAACCGATCAGCCCCTGTATCCGAGACAGAAACCGTCGCCCCGGAATTGGCAGAAGCTCTTATCCGGCCGTACTCGCCCATTCTTGGTCCCGATGACGCGCCTGTCACCATCGTCGAGTTCTTCGACCCAGCCTGCGAGGCCTGCCGCGCGTTTCATCCGATCGTAAAGGACATCATAGCTGAGCATAGCGAAGCCGTGCGCGTCGTTATCCGCTACACCCCGTTTCACGGTGAGGGCTCTGAAGTTGCCATCCGCGTTCTTGAAGCCGCGCGCATGCAAGGTGTCTTTGAACCTGTTTTGGAAGCCTTGCTGCGCGATCAACCGCAATGGGCTTCCCATAGCGGCATGCGGCCGGAGTTGCTGATCGGGATTGCCGCATCTGCAGGACTGGATCCCGACGCCGCTCAGGCGCAACTTCTCGCGCCACAGACGACCGGCGTTCTCAACCAAGATCGAGCAGATTTACAGACAGTCGGTGTTCGCCAAACACCGACCTTTTTTGTCAATGGCATGCCGCTGGATCCATTTGGCGAAGCGGAGTTGCGCCGCTTGGTGGCGGCAGAAGTTGCTGCGGCTAACAGTTAA
- a CDS encoding CbtB domain-containing protein, with amino-acid sequence MTTNAIKASAVGSTILPAVFALILGLGIITVTGHAQASGLHDAAHDVRHATGFPCH; translated from the coding sequence ATGACGACAAACGCGATCAAAGCATCCGCTGTAGGCTCAACCATTCTGCCTGCAGTGTTCGCTCTTATTCTGGGTCTGGGTATTATCACCGTGACCGGCCATGCTCAGGCTTCTGGTCTGCATGACGCTGCTCACGATGTGCGCCACGCAACTGGCTTCCCCTGTCACTAA
- a CDS encoding CbtA family protein, translating into MFSRILTSALFAGAAAGLMAALLQLYFVQPVLLHAELYEGGDLVHFGADHVTAHPELPSMFAEPMRDGLSIIFTMLTYTGYALALVALMSIAEQQGREINGRTGLLWGLAGFVAFHFAPGLSLAPEVPGVAAADVGVRQLWWTATVAAAGVAMWLIAFGGNLVSYLIAAGLLIAPHVVGAPEPDTFAGPVPTEIGALFAARAFGIGMAAWALLGSFAGYFWQAEGKRAGATA; encoded by the coding sequence ATGTTCAGTCGTATTCTGACCAGCGCTTTGTTCGCTGGTGCTGCAGCAGGGCTGATGGCCGCCTTGTTGCAGCTTTATTTCGTGCAGCCCGTACTTCTCCACGCCGAACTCTATGAGGGCGGTGACTTGGTGCATTTTGGCGCTGACCACGTGACCGCGCACCCCGAATTGCCCAGCATGTTCGCTGAGCCGATGCGCGACGGCCTGAGCATCATCTTCACGATGCTAACGTATACTGGCTATGCATTGGCCCTTGTGGCGCTGATGTCGATTGCCGAGCAACAGGGTCGTGAAATTAACGGTCGCACCGGTTTGCTTTGGGGCTTGGCTGGCTTTGTTGCCTTCCACTTTGCGCCTGGCTTGTCGCTGGCGCCTGAAGTGCCCGGCGTAGCCGCGGCAGATGTCGGTGTGCGCCAATTGTGGTGGACTGCTACTGTTGCCGCAGCTGGCGTCGCCATGTGGTTGATCGCCTTTGGAGGCAACTTGGTGAGCTATCTGATCGCCGCTGGACTGCTGATAGCGCCTCACGTCGTCGGTGCGCCTGAACCCGACACGTTCGCTGGCCCGGTTCCGACGGAGATCGGCGCGCTGTTTGCCGCCCGTGCCTTTGGCATCGGCATGGCCGCTTGGGCGTTGCTGGGCAGCTTTGCCGGATACTTCTGGCAGGCGGAAGGCAAACGCGCGGGCGCGACTGCCTGA
- a CDS encoding DUF411 domain-containing protein, whose translation MRHLTQSLTIVFALLPAAQALAEATPIDVRKTNGCGCCLSWMNHLKENGFAPTGQNMFGGLLLRFKLDNGVPQRMVSCHTALVDGYVIEGHVPATDIHRLLSELPDAVGLAVPGMPYGSPGMGPEDERDAYDVFLIQKDGSTEVYSSYPAG comes from the coding sequence ATGAGACACTTGACCCAATCTCTGACCATCGTTTTTGCACTTCTCCCGGCGGCGCAGGCTCTCGCGGAGGCAACCCCAATCGACGTTCGCAAGACCAATGGATGTGGTTGCTGTCTGTCTTGGATGAACCATCTCAAAGAGAACGGCTTTGCGCCAACGGGCCAGAACATGTTCGGCGGTCTTCTCCTGCGCTTCAAGCTCGACAACGGGGTGCCTCAGCGCATGGTCTCCTGTCACACCGCCCTCGTAGATGGCTACGTAATCGAAGGTCACGTACCTGCCACCGACATTCATCGCCTTCTTAGTGAACTCCCCGATGCGGTCGGCCTCGCAGTCCCCGGAATGCCCTATGGTTCGCCCGGTATGGGGCCGGAAGACGAACGCGATGCTTACGACGTCTTCTTGATCCAGAAAGACGGCTCGACCGAGGTTTATTCGAGCTACCCAGCAGGGTAA
- the phnE gene encoding phosphonate ABC transporter, permease protein PhnE, whose amino-acid sequence MSRILVWIVLGLAVLWAAGNADIGLDKLPGAGPRLAEFLDRMMPPDLSVWPEVLTGLAETLRIAILGTLFAIVLSAGLAVLASETLVPAAIWRPVRALLAAIRSIPLILVAMLMVGAVGLGPLPGILAITFHATGMLAKFYAEAIDNVGTAPLAALESAGTSRAQLLRWAIWPQMAPVVLRDTVFRFELNLRESLILGIVGAGGIGLHVQTYVRSFQYDKAATVTLAIISLVLLFEGFNTVLQKRFS is encoded by the coding sequence ATGAGTCGGATCTTGGTTTGGATCGTACTCGGGCTTGCAGTGCTGTGGGCTGCGGGAAACGCTGATATTGGCTTGGACAAACTGCCCGGAGCGGGGCCGAGGCTGGCAGAATTTCTAGACCGCATGATGCCACCAGACCTTTCTGTCTGGCCGGAGGTCCTTACAGGCCTGGCCGAGACACTGAGAATCGCCATTCTTGGTACGCTGTTTGCCATCGTCCTGTCAGCGGGGCTGGCTGTGCTTGCGTCTGAGACACTTGTACCCGCAGCCATCTGGCGCCCGGTGCGGGCGCTGCTGGCAGCAATCCGTTCAATTCCATTGATCCTGGTGGCGATGCTGATGGTGGGGGCCGTCGGGCTGGGTCCGTTACCCGGTATTCTTGCAATCACTTTTCATGCCACCGGTATGCTGGCGAAATTCTATGCTGAAGCGATCGACAATGTCGGTACTGCTCCGCTTGCTGCACTGGAAAGCGCAGGCACCAGCCGGGCGCAACTACTACGGTGGGCGATCTGGCCACAGATGGCTCCGGTGGTGCTCCGCGACACAGTCTTCCGCTTTGAACTGAACCTCCGCGAAAGCTTGATCTTGGGCATCGTTGGCGCCGGGGGCATAGGGCTGCACGTTCAGACTTACGTGCGTTCATTCCAATATGACAAGGCTGCGACTGTAACGCTTGCTATCATCTCTCTGGTACTGCTGTTCGAAGGTTTCAATACGGTTTTACAAAAGCGGTTTTCATGA
- a CDS encoding disulfide bond formation protein B — MPRLYGETALGLAWVIALLASLAVLFIGEVLGQTPCLLCWFQRAFMFPLAIVLGLGLWWRDDRVGRYGVALAIGGAAVALWHLGLYVGVIPERIQPCTAAGPSCTDDNQLVFGVPIPLMALAAFGAIAALSALSLKEKHS, encoded by the coding sequence ATGCCCCGCTTATACGGAGAAACGGCCCTCGGGCTGGCGTGGGTGATTGCTCTGCTCGCTTCACTTGCTGTTCTGTTCATTGGCGAGGTGCTGGGGCAGACACCTTGCTTGCTTTGTTGGTTCCAACGGGCCTTCATGTTTCCATTGGCCATCGTCCTGGGGCTTGGCCTTTGGTGGCGCGATGATCGCGTGGGCCGGTACGGGGTCGCTCTTGCCATTGGAGGTGCAGCCGTCGCGCTTTGGCATCTGGGGCTATATGTCGGTGTCATCCCGGAGCGGATTCAACCCTGTACCGCAGCAGGACCCTCCTGCACTGACGACAACCAATTGGTGTTTGGCGTCCCAATCCCGCTGATGGCGCTTGCTGCTTTTGGAGCAATCGCGGCGCTGTCCGCCCTTTCGCTAAAGGAAAAACACTCATGA
- a CDS encoding copper chaperone PCu(A)C, translating into MQKIFHGLVAIILFASSATTSAIAGSEDVVVEDTWARASVGVSRPGAAYMTIRNTGNESVALTGIRTDLAMMPDIHQTSTNAEGVSSMAPAGEIEIAPGESVSLEPGGLHAMLMHLQRPMAEGESFSLTLDFSDGGEIAVEVPILDIAARGPEG; encoded by the coding sequence ATGCAGAAAATATTCCATGGCTTGGTTGCCATAATCTTGTTTGCATCTAGTGCAACAACCTCCGCTATCGCTGGTTCAGAGGACGTAGTTGTCGAAGACACTTGGGCGCGGGCGTCAGTAGGTGTTAGCCGCCCAGGGGCGGCATACATGACAATCCGCAATACAGGCAACGAGTCTGTGGCACTGACCGGCATCCGCACAGATTTGGCGATGATGCCTGACATTCACCAGACATCTACAAATGCCGAAGGCGTCAGTTCAATGGCACCCGCAGGCGAGATCGAAATTGCGCCGGGTGAATCTGTGTCGCTGGAGCCAGGCGGGCTGCACGCCATGCTGATGCACTTGCAGCGACCGATGGCCGAAGGAGAAAGCTTCTCTTTGACGCTCGACTTCTCGGATGGCGGTGAGATCGCCGTCGAAGTTCCAATCCTAGATATTGCCGCGCGCGGTCCAGAGGGCTGA
- the mntR gene encoding manganese-binding transcriptional regulator MntR, with translation MTDQKPQPFGRNPDDQASGFEAARAARQSEVVEDYVELISELIHQNGSARPVEIAERLGVTQPTVSKNLSRLKREGFIVQEPYRSIRLTDAGRRLAEACRKRHRIVVEFLIALGISKDVAEHDAEGIEHHVSEETLRVFKDFSRS, from the coding sequence ATGACCGACCAGAAACCACAACCCTTCGGACGCAACCCTGACGACCAAGCGAGCGGTTTCGAGGCAGCCCGCGCCGCTCGACAAAGCGAAGTTGTTGAGGATTATGTTGAGCTGATCTCAGAGCTGATTCACCAGAACGGTTCAGCAAGGCCAGTGGAGATTGCCGAGCGTCTCGGCGTGACCCAACCCACTGTGTCCAAGAACCTGTCGCGGCTAAAACGCGAGGGGTTCATTGTGCAGGAACCTTACCGCTCAATTCGCCTGACAGATGCCGGGCGGCGATTGGCCGAGGCTTGTCGAAAGCGGCACCGAATTGTGGTGGAATTCCTTATCGCGCTGGGTATTTCCAAAGACGTGGCCGAGCACGATGCCGAAGGTATCGAGCATCATGTAAGCGAAGAGACCCTTCGCGTATTCAAGGATTTTTCGCGGAGCTAA
- a CDS encoding DUF1636 domain-containing protein, producing the protein MTLREPISASLPIAQVWTFLKVPHQNQVSKSNQQTPADVESQRRLLNQGLARRMHLPTITLCRTCRDADPALLEQITATLEESGVKARLQQVDCMSGCLRPQTLAVRQNGKTAYLFGEITALDLPDILTFIQMYRDSPDGNFADARPLGSLRLKAIARIPAEVP; encoded by the coding sequence ATGACTCTGAGGGAACCTATTTCGGCGAGCTTGCCGATCGCGCAAGTATGGACTTTTCTAAAGGTACCGCATCAAAATCAAGTTTCGAAATCAAACCAGCAAACACCTGCGGATGTTGAATCACAAAGAAGGTTGCTCAATCAAGGACTTGCCCGGCGCATGCACCTACCAACAATTACTCTATGCCGAACCTGCCGTGACGCTGATCCCGCCCTCCTCGAGCAAATCACCGCAACTCTGGAGGAATCGGGAGTGAAGGCAAGGTTGCAGCAGGTGGACTGTATGTCTGGTTGCCTGCGACCACAAACGCTGGCCGTTCGACAGAACGGCAAGACTGCCTATCTATTTGGTGAAATTACAGCGCTAGATTTGCCAGACATTCTGACGTTTATCCAAATGTATCGAGACAGCCCAGACGGCAACTTCGCTGATGCAAGACCACTGGGAAGCCTGCGTTTAAAGGCCATTGCACGCATTCCAGCAGAAGTACCATAG
- a CDS encoding phosphate/phosphite/phosphonate ABC transporter substrate-binding protein, with translation MLSRRTFFTTAAAALTVPATASAEEAMKLAFIPQENPEKLLGDIEAITAWLSQQLEVPVTGFVTFDHAAAVEALRNGDADISFMGALPFVLAEDQIGAVPLLSEVYRGQPSYAGRVFVRKDSGIETLADLQSRDIAFADPVSESGYLYPLDLFVREGLVADAGDADRFFGQKFFAGGYQQAMQAMANGLVDAAGASQYADLYLTPKQQAEVKVLGESEQIPSHAIIARPGLDSGLQDRFVDAMLRLNQAENQYLLAYLYGPDGYVVADPKAYDGVRQMARRYGYLK, from the coding sequence ATGCTGTCGCGCCGTACCTTTTTTACCACTGCCGCTGCCGCCCTGACAGTGCCAGCAACGGCCTCTGCGGAGGAGGCGATGAAACTCGCCTTCATTCCGCAAGAAAACCCGGAGAAGCTGTTGGGGGATATCGAGGCGATCACTGCCTGGCTGTCCCAACAGTTGGAGGTTCCGGTAACCGGTTTTGTTACCTTTGATCATGCTGCGGCAGTAGAGGCATTGCGCAATGGCGATGCCGATATCTCCTTCATGGGCGCCTTGCCCTTTGTGCTGGCAGAAGACCAGATCGGGGCAGTGCCGCTTCTGTCCGAGGTTTACCGCGGCCAGCCGAGCTATGCGGGCCGGGTGTTTGTGCGCAAGGACAGCGGTATTGAAACTCTGGCAGACCTCCAGAGCCGCGACATCGCTTTTGCAGATCCGGTGTCGGAATCCGGTTATCTCTATCCGCTGGATCTGTTTGTGCGCGAAGGGCTGGTAGCCGATGCCGGCGATGCCGATCGGTTCTTTGGCCAGAAGTTCTTTGCTGGCGGTTATCAGCAGGCCATGCAGGCTATGGCCAACGGGTTGGTCGATGCGGCGGGGGCTAGCCAGTATGCCGACCTCTATCTAACGCCCAAACAGCAGGCTGAGGTCAAAGTGCTAGGCGAAAGCGAGCAAATTCCCAGCCATGCCATTATTGCCCGGCCTGGCCTGGATTCGGGCCTGCAGGATCGTTTCGTGGATGCTATGCTGCGCTTGAACCAGGCTGAGAACCAGTATTTGCTGGCCTATCTCTATGGTCCAGACGGCTATGTGGTTGCAGACCCCAAGGCCTATGACGGGGTCAGGCAAATGGCGCGCCGCTATGGTTATTTGAAATGA
- a CDS encoding SCO family protein, with translation MRLSVIQKVLWGLAGIALLAFAAFQFAGNRVDTDADMSDPAFRAAFELTNHHGMTQTERDFAGQWMLVFFGFANCPDVCPTTLAEVAAVMADLGTDVENVQPIFISIDPERDTPAALAEYVPLFDAGIIGLTGTPEQIAATSETFPIFFERIEEASAPDGYTMGHTSHLFLFDPDAGFAESWAYGTPAEEILADLRERL, from the coding sequence ATGCGTCTTTCAGTTATTCAGAAAGTATTGTGGGGTCTGGCAGGCATAGCGCTGCTTGCATTTGCAGCATTCCAGTTCGCTGGTAACCGGGTCGACACTGACGCGGATATGTCTGATCCTGCGTTTCGCGCCGCGTTCGAACTGACAAATCACCACGGAATGACGCAAACCGAGCGCGACTTTGCTGGGCAGTGGATGCTCGTCTTCTTTGGCTTTGCAAACTGCCCGGATGTCTGCCCAACGACCCTCGCGGAAGTTGCCGCTGTTATGGCAGACTTGGGCACTGATGTAGAAAACGTGCAACCGATCTTCATCTCGATTGATCCTGAACGCGACACGCCCGCTGCGCTGGCCGAGTATGTGCCGTTGTTCGATGCAGGCATCATCGGCCTGACGGGCACGCCGGAGCAAATCGCAGCGACATCCGAAACATTTCCGATATTCTTTGAGCGGATCGAAGAGGCCTCCGCGCCAGATGGTTACACAATGGGCCATACATCGCATCTGTTCCTTTTCGACCCCGATGCCGGCTTCGCGGAGTCCTGGGCTTACGGCACCCCCGCCGAGGAGATCCTCGCCGACCTAAGAGAGAGGCTCTGA
- a CDS encoding SCO family protein, producing MNRRTALKYSFTGIAAIALTLVIGWWQVDGPGAPELAQLRPVDLSEMEFRLSDHEGDEVGPDTLIGRPTMVFFGFTYCPDVCPTTLSDISGWLDDLGEEAEGMNVVFITVDPERDTVEAMAKYVGYFHPSIRGWTGPEEEIARATRGFRARYERVPTDSGDYTMNHTSSVFLFDASGCFTSVIDYHEPREFAVPKIQLALD from the coding sequence ATGAACCGACGGACGGCCCTCAAATATTCCTTCACAGGTATCGCGGCGATTGCCCTGACACTTGTTATCGGGTGGTGGCAGGTCGATGGCCCCGGCGCGCCCGAACTAGCGCAGTTGCGACCGGTCGACCTATCCGAAATGGAATTCCGCCTCTCCGATCACGAGGGAGACGAGGTTGGACCCGATACCCTGATCGGTCGCCCGACGATGGTCTTCTTCGGCTTCACCTACTGCCCAGACGTTTGTCCGACGACACTGTCGGACATCTCCGGCTGGCTTGATGACCTAGGCGAAGAGGCGGAAGGAATGAACGTAGTGTTCATCACCGTCGATCCAGAGCGGGATACTGTCGAGGCAATGGCTAAATATGTCGGCTATTTCCATCCTTCAATACGTGGTTGGACCGGCCCAGAAGAGGAAATCGCGCGCGCGACACGGGGCTTCCGCGCACGCTATGAGCGGGTGCCGACCGACAGCGGCGACTACACGATGAACCACACCTCTAGTGTCTTCCTGTTCGACGCCTCAGGTTGCTTCACAAGCGTAATCGACTATCACGAGCCGAGAGAATTCGCGGTGCCGAAAATCCAGCTTGCATTGGATTAA
- a CDS encoding cation transporter: protein MSGCCGHDAKFDGVSDDYKRRLWIVIVLNAIMFAVEMTAGHYAKSQALQADALDFLGDALTYGISLAVIGASIHARTNAALAKGVSLLLMGLWVFGSTVYRIFYVGVPEAEIMGVVGFFALMTNLASVLLLARYKDGDANVRSVWLCSRNDAIGNVAVMFAALGVWGTATGWPDLIVAAIMASLFLSSAFQIVRQALAERKEASAHTHAEA, encoded by the coding sequence ATGTCAGGATGTTGTGGGCATGACGCCAAGTTCGACGGCGTATCAGATGATTACAAGCGGCGATTGTGGATCGTCATCGTGCTGAATGCGATAATGTTCGCAGTCGAGATGACCGCCGGTCACTACGCAAAGTCACAGGCGCTTCAGGCTGATGCACTGGACTTTCTGGGAGACGCACTGACCTACGGCATCTCGCTTGCAGTGATCGGAGCTTCAATCCATGCGCGGACGAATGCTGCTTTGGCCAAAGGGGTGAGCCTGCTCTTGATGGGTCTTTGGGTGTTCGGATCGACAGTGTACCGCATCTTCTATGTCGGCGTTCCAGAAGCAGAGATAATGGGAGTCGTTGGCTTCTTTGCTCTTATGACCAATCTCGCAAGTGTTCTCCTGCTCGCCCGCTACAAGGACGGCGATGCCAATGTGCGCTCTGTCTGGCTCTGTTCCCGTAATGACGCGATCGGAAACGTCGCAGTGATGTTCGCGGCTCTGGGGGTCTGGGGCACGGCAACGGGTTGGCCTGATCTTATCGTTGCCGCAATAATGGCGAGCTTGTTCCTTTCTTCTGCATTTCAGATCGTCCGACAAGCGTTGGCAGAGCGGAAAGAAGCTTCGGCTCACACGCATGCCGAAGCGTGA
- a CDS encoding phosphonate ABC transporter ATP-binding protein codes for MTHALSLHAISHCFDGAEVLQDVSLQIAPGECVALLGPSGAGKSTLLALLDGRIRGWRGRAEVLGNRLPNNRAPERETRLKTGFIFQEFALVDRQSAYQNVMNGRLGRMHTWSSLWGRYGAEDHLKTAIALEDTGLTDLAQRRVDQLSGGQRQRVAIARCLAQEPELILADEPVSNLDPAHAERILELITDAARKRGITVAFSSHQPDLSQRFASRIIGLRAGAVLFDKPSAMVGNDDVSELYHGTVSSDRLRVVS; via the coding sequence ATGACCCACGCGCTTTCCCTCCATGCAATATCGCACTGCTTTGACGGTGCAGAGGTGCTGCAGGACGTATCCCTGCAAATAGCACCGGGTGAATGCGTAGCCTTGCTGGGGCCTTCGGGTGCCGGCAAGTCGACCTTGCTGGCTTTGCTGGATGGACGGATCCGGGGCTGGCGCGGCAGAGCCGAGGTGCTCGGTAACCGACTTCCAAATAACAGGGCTCCGGAACGTGAAACTCGACTGAAAACCGGCTTCATCTTTCAGGAGTTCGCATTGGTCGATCGGCAGAGCGCATATCAGAATGTGATGAACGGGCGGCTGGGGCGGATGCACACCTGGTCTTCGCTTTGGGGGCGGTACGGCGCGGAGGATCACCTCAAGACGGCCATTGCGCTGGAGGACACAGGCCTGACGGATCTGGCGCAGCGCCGTGTGGATCAACTTTCCGGCGGGCAGCGCCAGCGGGTAGCAATCGCTCGCTGCTTGGCGCAGGAGCCTGAGCTGATCTTAGCAGATGAACCTGTCAGCAACCTTGATCCAGCCCATGCGGAACGCATTCTGGAACTGATCACCGATGCAGCACGAAAGCGCGGCATCACCGTTGCCTTCAGTTCGCATCAACCAGACCTTTCACAGCGCTTCGCTAGCCGTATCATTGGATTGCGCGCGGGCGCGGTGCTGTTTGACAAGCCCTCCGCGATGGTCGGGAACGACGACGTCAGCGAATTGTACCATGGAACAGTATCTAGTGACCGATTGCGGGTGGTAAGCTGA
- a CDS encoding cytochrome c peroxidase: MKHLIASAFIGLLPLNAGATAIEEAPWAPRAAAYRLSLFMANLTPVPWEKIENNWTAPAPGSAVAVEALSRVSGSDAQDIRAALAAEDRQALFAAITTALAKGILQHLEAAEATLGQPEAAFEVAQSAALYRAFEDGILAADKQAAHDLGRAWLVLNSSLGSSGILDNGAQDPNVARFAEARTVIVEYIETNYLPSVFVERGKLTPAPESAVRSGTPVILPATLPPGSNISDQRELPRLVLQFEEAGEDEANLPLVAYGDMLFDSPEIFGYPARDLGIACSTCHNRSDVNRDFFIPGLSSHAGGMDVDSSFFNPMFNDREDDHLDTPSMRGIRFTAPYGRDGREPSLRRFVRNVIVTEFAGAEPTPFQLDAMVAYLRAFDFLPNPQIDEAGLLTDKASEAAKRGEVLFNTEFAGLGDRSCASCHTPDRFFRDGQTYNIGSAEPPFPGGTATPFETPTLRNVNFTAPYMHDGSLATLAGVVDWFNDTKDLGLDTEQRADLTAYLQAVGDGEEPYQRFEGRDSVFRLSWEELTTFASTLDTLIPMRDAENIAVLIDTVAPDLAADASVMTNQNAKPEIYRFAAILQAVGDASATGDWAEASRQWDAFKTMQAEIDERMF, from the coding sequence ATGAAACACTTGATTGCATCCGCCTTTATTGGCTTGCTTCCGCTTAACGCGGGGGCCACGGCCATTGAAGAAGCCCCATGGGCACCACGGGCAGCAGCCTACCGGCTGAGCCTATTCATGGCGAACCTGACACCCGTTCCCTGGGAGAAGATTGAAAACAATTGGACTGCTCCGGCACCCGGCAGCGCAGTTGCGGTGGAGGCACTGTCACGGGTATCGGGTAGCGACGCCCAGGACATTCGCGCAGCGCTAGCTGCGGAAGACCGGCAGGCCCTGTTTGCAGCCATTACAACGGCTTTGGCCAAAGGTATTCTGCAGCACCTAGAGGCGGCCGAGGCGACACTTGGCCAGCCTGAGGCTGCATTTGAGGTTGCGCAGTCTGCGGCCTTGTACCGCGCGTTCGAGGACGGCATCCTGGCGGCGGACAAGCAGGCCGCACACGATCTAGGCCGCGCCTGGCTGGTTCTGAATTCTTCTCTGGGTAGCTCCGGTATTTTGGATAATGGTGCTCAGGACCCAAATGTGGCGCGATTTGCCGAGGCGCGAACAGTTATCGTGGAGTACATTGAGACAAACTATTTGCCCTCGGTTTTTGTCGAACGTGGTAAGCTGACACCGGCACCGGAGAGCGCAGTGCGCTCCGGTACGCCGGTAATACTGCCCGCCACACTCCCGCCGGGTTCCAATATTTCTGATCAGCGCGAGCTACCCCGGCTGGTGCTCCAGTTTGAAGAGGCTGGCGAGGATGAGGCCAACCTGCCGCTTGTGGCCTATGGCGACATGCTGTTCGATAGCCCTGAGATATTCGGTTACCCAGCACGTGACTTGGGGATAGCCTGTTCCACCTGCCACAATCGGTCCGACGTAAACCGGGATTTCTTCATCCCCGGCCTGTCGAGCCATGCTGGCGGCATGGATGTGGACAGTTCCTTCTTCAATCCGATGTTCAACGACCGGGAAGACGATCACCTGGATACGCCGTCAATGAGGGGCATCCGCTTTACAGCGCCTTACGGGCGTGATGGGCGCGAGCCGAGCCTGCGCCGTTTTGTACGTAATGTGATCGTGACTGAGTTTGCCGGGGCGGAGCCAACGCCGTTCCAACTCGACGCGATGGTTGCCTACTTACGCGCCTTTGACTTTCTGCCTAACCCACAGATCGACGAAGCCGGGCTGCTGACAGACAAGGCCTCTGAGGCTGCGAAACGCGGTGAGGTACTGTTCAATACCGAATTTGCCGGGCTTGGCGACAGGTCCTGCGCCTCCTGCCACACCCCAGACCGGTTCTTCCGAGACGGGCAGACCTATAACATCGGCTCGGCCGAGCCGCCGTTCCCGGGCGGCACCGCAACCCCATTCGAAACGCCTACATTGCGCAATGTCAACTTCACCGCGCCCTATATGCATGACGGATCGCTGGCGACCCTAGCAGGCGTTGTAGACTGGTTCAACGATACCAAGGATCTGGGTTTGGATACGGAACAGCGCGCCGATTTAACTGCCTATCTGCAGGCGGTGGGAGATGGTGAGGAGCCCTACCAGCGCTTTGAAGGCCGCGACAGCGTGTTCCGCCTATCGTGGGAAGAGCTCACCACCTTTGCTTCGACGCTTGATACACTGATCCCGATGCGGGATGCCGAGAACATCGCCGTATTGATTGACACCGTTGCGCCGGACCTTGCGGCAGATGCGAGCGTTATGACCAATCAAAACGCCAAGCCAGAAATCTACCGATTTGCCGCAATTCTTCAGGCAGTTGGCGATGCCAGCGCCACTGGCGACTGGGCTGAGGCGAGCCGCCAGTGGGACGCTTTCAAAACCATGCAAGCCGAGATTGATGAGAGGATGTTCTGA